A portion of the Pseudomonas protegens CHA0 genome contains these proteins:
- a CDS encoding 2Fe-2S iron-sulfur cluster-binding protein, which translates to MIIYLDQQALQVADGLSVAAAVAGSADPRTRTSCGGQPRTVFCGMGICQECRMTIDGRRQLACQTLCRDGMQVERSQ; encoded by the coding sequence ATGATCATCTACCTGGACCAGCAGGCCCTGCAGGTGGCCGACGGCCTCAGCGTGGCCGCCGCCGTGGCCGGCAGCGCCGACCCGCGCACCCGCACCTCCTGCGGTGGCCAGCCGCGGACCGTGTTCTGCGGCATGGGCATCTGCCAGGAATGCCGGATGACCATCGATGGCCGCCGCCAGCTGGCCTGCCAGACCCTGTGCCGGGACGGCATGCAGGTGGAGCGCAGCCAATGA
- a CDS encoding dihydrodipicolinate synthase family protein — protein MSRKAIQWSGVFPAVTTQFNADFSLNLQATHKVMRSLVDDGVSGLVVCGTVGENTSLTTAEKLAVIEVAKDAAGGRVPVIAGVAEFTTEFARNTVREAARAGADGVMVMPALVYSAKPHETAAHFRAVATGTDLPVMVYNNPPIYKNDVTPDVLIALQDCENIVCFKDSSGDTRRFIDLRNAVGDRFVLFAGLDDVVVESVAVGAEGWVSGMSVAFPKEGETLFRLAKEKRFEEALALYRWFMPLLHLDARPDLVQCIKLCEELVGRGSSITRPPRLPLQGETLAEVKAIVAKALATRPSLPNVGL, from the coding sequence ATGAGCCGTAAAGCCATCCAGTGGAGCGGTGTGTTCCCCGCAGTGACCACTCAGTTCAACGCCGATTTTTCCCTGAACCTGCAAGCCACCCACAAGGTCATGCGCAGCCTGGTGGACGATGGCGTCTCGGGGCTGGTGGTGTGCGGCACCGTGGGGGAGAACACCTCGTTGACCACCGCGGAAAAACTCGCGGTGATCGAAGTGGCCAAGGACGCCGCCGGCGGCCGGGTGCCGGTGATTGCCGGGGTGGCCGAATTCACCACCGAGTTTGCCCGCAACACCGTGCGCGAGGCCGCCAGGGCCGGGGCCGACGGGGTGATGGTGATGCCCGCCCTGGTGTACTCGGCCAAGCCCCATGAGACCGCCGCGCATTTTCGCGCCGTGGCCACCGGCACCGACCTGCCGGTGATGGTCTACAACAACCCGCCCATCTACAAGAACGACGTCACCCCCGACGTACTGATCGCCCTGCAGGACTGTGAGAACATCGTCTGCTTCAAGGATTCCTCCGGCGATACCCGGCGCTTCATCGACCTGCGCAATGCCGTCGGCGACCGCTTCGTGCTGTTCGCCGGGCTCGATGACGTGGTGGTGGAAAGCGTTGCGGTGGGCGCCGAGGGCTGGGTCTCCGGGATGTCCGTGGCCTTCCCCAAGGAGGGCGAGACGCTGTTCCGCCTGGCCAAGGAAAAGCGCTTCGAGGAAGCCCTGGCCCTGTACCGCTGGTTCATGCCGCTGCTGCACCTGGATGCCCGTCCGGACCTGGTGCAGTGCATCAAGCTCTGCGAGGAACTGGTAGGGCGTGGTTCGTCCATTACCCGGCCGCCGCGCTTGCCACTGCAAGGCGAGACCCTGGCCGAGGTCAAGGCGATTGTCGCCAAGGCCCTGGCCACGCGCCCGAGCCTGCCCAACGTCGGCTTGTAA
- a CDS encoding FAD/NAD(P)-binding oxidoreductase, translating to MTARHLQCQILIVGSGPAGLAAAQAASHSASSILIVDDNPRPGGQIWRHGPQHPPSAAQAEHFKVLQHPAVRYLSATRIISTLGTHSLLLEDARQAWHVEFEQLILCCGAQELLLPFPGWTLPGVTGAGGLQALLKNGLAVAGKTLVIAGSGPLLLASAATARRAGGRVVRVLEQAPAASLLGFAAQLWRWPNKLAQALSLATPSYRCNAHVVEALGEQHLQAVRIRQGRRTLEIPCDYLACGFGLVPNVRLANHLGCRLEQGAIAVDQQQRSSLPQVLAAGECTGIGGSELALIEGRIAGCVASGQADQAAELIQQRRHWQHFAERLLRHFELQPQVLQLARADTLLCRCEDVPYAAVAAAPDWAQAKLQSRCGMGACQGRVCASAAHRLFGWAPTPPRAPLVPARIATLLLDSQQARPGADNATGGP from the coding sequence ATGACCGCCCGCCACCTGCAGTGCCAGATCCTCATCGTCGGCAGCGGCCCGGCGGGGCTGGCCGCCGCCCAGGCCGCCAGCCACAGCGCCAGCTCGATCCTGATCGTCGATGACAACCCGCGCCCCGGCGGCCAGATCTGGCGCCACGGCCCCCAGCATCCGCCCAGCGCCGCCCAGGCCGAGCACTTCAAGGTGCTGCAGCACCCGGCGGTGCGCTACCTCAGTGCCACCCGCATCATCTCGACCCTGGGCACCCACAGCCTGTTGCTCGAAGATGCCCGGCAGGCCTGGCACGTGGAATTCGAACAACTGATCCTGTGCTGTGGCGCCCAGGAACTGCTGCTGCCCTTCCCCGGCTGGACCCTGCCCGGGGTGACCGGGGCCGGCGGCCTGCAAGCGCTGCTCAAGAACGGCCTGGCGGTGGCAGGAAAGACCCTGGTGATCGCCGGCAGCGGTCCCTTGCTGCTGGCCAGCGCCGCCACCGCGCGCCGCGCCGGCGGCCGGGTGGTGCGGGTGCTGGAACAGGCCCCGGCGGCCTCGCTGCTGGGCTTTGCCGCCCAGTTGTGGCGCTGGCCGAACAAGCTGGCCCAGGCCCTGAGCCTGGCCACCCCGAGCTATCGCTGCAACGCCCACGTGGTCGAGGCGCTGGGCGAGCAGCACCTGCAGGCCGTGCGCATCCGCCAGGGCCGGCGCACCCTGGAAATCCCCTGCGACTACCTGGCCTGCGGCTTCGGCCTGGTACCCAATGTGCGCCTGGCCAACCACCTGGGCTGCCGCCTGGAACAGGGCGCCATCGCGGTCGATCAGCAACAGCGCAGCAGCCTGCCCCAGGTCCTGGCCGCCGGCGAGTGCACGGGCATCGGTGGCAGCGAACTGGCGCTGATCGAAGGCCGGATCGCCGGCTGTGTGGCCAGCGGGCAGGCAGACCAGGCCGCCGAACTGATCCAGCAGCGCCGTCACTGGCAGCATTTTGCCGAGCGCCTGCTGCGGCATTTCGAGCTGCAACCGCAGGTCCTGCAACTGGCCCGAGCTGATACTCTGCTGTGCCGGTGCGAGGATGTGCCCTACGCCGCCGTGGCCGCAGCCCCCGACTGGGCCCAGGCCAAGCTGCAGAGCCGCTGCGGCATGGGCGCCTGCCAGGGCCGGGTCTGTGCCAGCGCGGCCCACCGCCTGTTCGGCTGGGCGCCCACCCCGCCACGGGCACCCCTGGTGCCGGCGCGAATCGCCACGCTGCTGCTCGACAGCCAGCAGGCACGCCCCGGCGCCGACAATGCAACCGGCGGCCCGTGA
- a CDS encoding aldehyde dehydrogenase (NADP(+)) — translation MTVTGQMLIGQQAGLGTHGHIHGLNAATGEVLQPAFGGAAPADLERACALAQAAFEPYRLLPLERRAAFLESIASQILELGDELIERCLLETGLPRARLEGERGRTVGQLRLFAAVVRKGGFLGVRIDPAQPGRQPLPRVDLRLRQMGLGPVAVFGASNFPLAFSVAGGDTASALAAGCPVIVKAHSAHPGTSELVAQAIARAARQQGMPEGVFSLLFDSGRDIGQGLVADSRIKAVGFTGSRSGGMALMQIAAARAEPIPVYAEMSSINPVLLLPHALEERGEQIAPAFVASLTQGAGQFCTNPGLILAVDGPALQRFERAAAEALGHVAAQTMLTPGIYRSYCQGVASLAAHARVQLLAQGPEGQGQQARGALFATSAATFMACPELRGEIFGPASLIVRCADLTVLQQVLRSLEGQLTIAIHLGEGDQPQVRALLPLLESKAGRLLANGFGTGVEVAHAMVHGGPFPATSDSRSTSVGSLAIQRFLRPVSYQDLPESLLPAELHSANPLQVPQLLDGQGPG, via the coding sequence ATGACTGTTACTGGACAGATGCTGATCGGCCAGCAAGCCGGCTTAGGCACCCACGGGCATATCCATGGGCTGAACGCGGCCACCGGCGAGGTGCTGCAACCGGCTTTTGGCGGGGCCGCACCGGCCGACCTGGAGCGTGCCTGTGCCCTGGCCCAGGCGGCGTTCGAGCCTTATCGGCTGTTGCCGCTGGAGCGGCGGGCGGCGTTTCTGGAGAGTATCGCCAGCCAGATTCTTGAGCTGGGGGATGAACTGATCGAGCGTTGCCTGCTGGAAACCGGCCTGCCCCGTGCCCGCCTGGAAGGCGAGCGCGGGCGCACTGTTGGCCAGTTGCGGCTGTTTGCCGCGGTGGTGCGCAAGGGCGGGTTTCTCGGGGTGCGGATCGACCCGGCGCAGCCCGGGCGCCAGCCTTTGCCCAGGGTCGACCTGCGCTTGCGGCAGATGGGTCTGGGGCCGGTGGCGGTGTTCGGTGCGTCGAACTTTCCTTTGGCCTTTTCCGTGGCCGGCGGCGATACCGCATCGGCCCTGGCGGCGGGCTGCCCGGTGATCGTCAAGGCGCACTCGGCCCACCCCGGCACCTCGGAACTGGTGGCCCAGGCCATCGCCCGGGCGGCACGGCAGCAGGGAATGCCCGAAGGGGTGTTTTCACTGTTGTTCGACAGTGGCCGGGATATCGGCCAGGGGCTGGTGGCGGACTCGCGGATCAAGGCCGTGGGTTTCACCGGCTCGCGCAGCGGCGGGATGGCCCTGATGCAGATCGCCGCGGCGCGCGCCGAGCCGATCCCGGTGTATGCGGAAATGAGTTCGATCAATCCGGTGCTGCTGTTGCCCCATGCCCTTGAGGAGCGCGGCGAGCAGATCGCCCCGGCGTTTGTCGCCTCGCTGACCCAGGGCGCCGGGCAGTTCTGCACCAACCCGGGGTTGATCCTGGCCGTCGATGGGCCGGCGTTGCAGCGTTTTGAGCGGGCCGCCGCCGAGGCCCTCGGCCACGTGGCGGCGCAGACCATGCTCACGCCGGGCATTTACCGCAGCTACTGCCAAGGCGTGGCCAGCCTCGCGGCGCATGCCCGGGTGCAGCTCCTGGCCCAGGGCCCGGAAGGGCAGGGCCAGCAGGCGCGCGGGGCATTGTTCGCCACCTCGGCCGCGACGTTCATGGCGTGCCCCGAGTTGCGCGGGGAGATCTTTGGCCCGGCCTCGCTGATTGTCCGCTGCGCCGACTTGACTGTCCTGCAACAGGTACTGCGCAGCCTGGAGGGCCAGCTGACCATTGCCATTCACCTGGGCGAGGGCGATCAGCCGCAGGTGCGGGCGCTGCTGCCGCTGCTGGAGAGCAAGGCCGGGCGCCTGCTGGCCAACGGTTTCGGCACCGGTGTCGAAGTGGCCCATGCCATGGTCCATGGCGGGCCGTTCCCGGCCACTTCCGACAGCCGCAGCACTTCCGTGGGCAGCCTGGCGATCCAGCGCTTCCTGCGCCCGGTGTCCTACCAGGACCTGCCCGAGTCGCTGTTGCCGGCTGAACTGCACAGCGCCAATCCATTGCAGGTGCCGCAGCTGCTCGACGGCCAGGGCCCGGGCTGA
- a CDS encoding NAD(P)/FAD-dependent oxidoreductase: MTPVAEAEVIVVGAGIIGAACAHELARRGLRVQVLDDGRGGATGAGMGHLVVMDDNPAELALSHYSLGLWRQLRERLPEACAYRNCGTLWLAADHHERDLARTKQQALADHGISGELLDSTRLASLEPMLRKGLAGALKIPGDAILYAPATAHWLLGNASLIRRQAARVRSVAGDQVELADGRVLRAQRVLLANGFAARELLPALPLRPKKGHLLISDRYPQQVGHQLVELGYTASAHASHGTSVAFNVQPRPTGQLLIGSSRQFDTLDPAIDPSVLAPMLRRAVDYLPALAELNGIRAWTGFRAATPDGLPILGEHPRQPGLWLAVGHEGLGVTTAPGSARLLVDLMLGECPALDPRPYLPGRFAALTGDLP, encoded by the coding sequence GTGACGCCGGTGGCCGAGGCCGAGGTGATAGTGGTGGGCGCTGGCATCATCGGTGCCGCCTGCGCCCATGAGCTGGCCCGGCGCGGCCTGCGGGTGCAGGTGCTCGACGATGGTCGTGGCGGTGCCACCGGGGCCGGCATGGGCCATCTGGTGGTGATGGACGACAACCCGGCGGAACTGGCCTTGAGTCACTACTCCCTCGGCCTCTGGCGGCAGCTGCGCGAACGCCTGCCCGAGGCCTGCGCCTACCGGAACTGCGGCACCTTGTGGTTGGCCGCCGACCACCACGAGAGGGACCTGGCGCGGACCAAGCAGCAGGCCCTGGCCGACCACGGCATCAGCGGCGAGCTGCTGGACAGCACCCGGCTGGCGAGCCTGGAACCGATGTTGCGCAAAGGCCTGGCCGGTGCGCTGAAGATCCCCGGCGACGCGATCCTCTACGCCCCGGCCACTGCCCACTGGCTGCTCGGCAACGCTTCGCTGATCAGGCGCCAGGCAGCCCGGGTGCGCAGCGTCGCCGGGGACCAGGTGGAGCTCGCCGACGGTCGCGTGCTGAGGGCACAACGGGTGCTGCTGGCCAACGGCTTTGCTGCCCGGGAACTGTTGCCGGCCCTGCCCCTGCGCCCGAAGAAGGGCCATCTGCTGATCAGCGACCGCTACCCGCAACAGGTCGGCCACCAACTGGTGGAGCTGGGTTACACCGCCAGCGCCCACGCCAGCCACGGCACCTCGGTGGCGTTCAATGTCCAGCCGCGGCCCACCGGCCAGTTGCTGATCGGTTCGTCCAGACAGTTCGACACCCTCGATCCGGCCATCGACCCCAGCGTACTGGCGCCCATGCTGCGGCGCGCCGTGGACTACCTGCCGGCGCTCGCCGAGCTCAACGGCATCCGCGCCTGGACCGGCTTTCGCGCCGCCACGCCGGATGGCCTGCCGATCCTCGGCGAACACCCGCGGCAACCGGGCCTGTGGCTGGCGGTCGGGCATGAAGGCCTGGGAGTCACCACCGCCCCCGGCAGCGCGCGACTGCTGGTGGACCTGATGCTGGGCGAATGCCCGGCGCTCGACCCGCGCCCCTATCTGCCCGGGCGCTTCGCCGCCCTGACTGGAGACTTGCCATGA
- a CDS encoding 4-hydroxyproline epimerase — translation MKKITVIDSHTGGEPTRLVIDGFPDLGRGSMAERLQILEREHDQWRRACVLEPRGSDVLVGALLCQPQARDACAGVIFFNNSGYLGMCGHGTIGLVRSLYHLGRIDQGVHRIETPVGTVEATLHEDLSVSVRNVPAYRYRTQVMLQLPGHGKVHGDIAWGGNWFFLISNHGQRIALDNVEALTHYTWDVRQALEAAGITGAEGGVIDHIELFADDPQADSRNFVLCPGKAYDRSPCGTGTSAKLACLAADGKLAPGQAWRQASVIGSQFSAHYEKAGEQLIPILRGSAHISAEATLLLDDSDPFAWGIGS, via the coding sequence ATGAAAAAAATAACCGTGATCGACTCCCACACCGGGGGTGAACCCACCCGCCTGGTCATCGACGGCTTTCCCGACCTGGGCCGCGGCTCCATGGCCGAACGCTTGCAGATCCTGGAGCGCGAGCACGACCAGTGGCGCCGGGCCTGCGTCCTCGAACCCAGGGGCAGCGACGTGCTGGTGGGGGCCCTGCTGTGCCAGCCGCAGGCCCGCGACGCCTGTGCCGGAGTGATCTTCTTCAACAACAGCGGCTACCTGGGCATGTGCGGCCACGGCACCATTGGCCTGGTGCGCTCGCTGTATCACCTGGGGCGCATCGACCAGGGCGTGCACCGTATCGAAACCCCGGTGGGCACCGTCGAGGCCACCCTGCACGAGGACCTGTCGGTGAGCGTGCGCAACGTCCCCGCCTACCGCTACCGCACCCAGGTGATGCTGCAACTGCCCGGCCACGGCAAGGTGCACGGCGACATCGCCTGGGGCGGCAACTGGTTCTTCCTGATCAGCAACCACGGCCAGCGCATTGCCCTGGACAATGTCGAAGCCCTGACCCACTACACCTGGGACGTGCGCCAGGCCCTCGAAGCCGCCGGCATCACCGGCGCCGAGGGCGGGGTCATCGACCACATCGAACTGTTCGCCGACGACCCGCAAGCCGACAGCCGCAACTTCGTGCTCTGCCCCGGCAAGGCCTACGACCGTTCGCCCTGCGGCACCGGCACCAGCGCCAAACTGGCGTGCCTGGCGGCGGACGGCAAGCTCGCCCCGGGCCAGGCCTGGCGCCAGGCCAGTGTCATCGGCAGCCAGTTCAGCGCCCACTATGAGAAGGCCGGCGAGCAACTGATTCCGATCCTTCGCGGCAGTGCCCACATCAGCGCCGAAGCCACTCTGCTGCTGGATGACAGCGATCCGTTCGCCTGGGGCATCGGCTCGTGA
- a CDS encoding Ldh family oxidoreductase produces MSEYITLSLDEVCALSYQVLTRHGLSDAHARAIAEVITQGQRDECHSHGVYRLLGCVRSVREGRIDPRAEPSLRHVSPGVLEVDAHYGYSLLGFHTGLPILAEKARSQGIAAMVIKHCFHFSALWPEVEAIADYGLVGMAMNPSHSWVAPAGGRHPVFGTNPLAFAWPRPGGQPFVFDFATSAIARGDIELHARQGKPIPEHWAIDADGQPTTDAKAALQGAMQTFGGHKGSALAAMIELLAGALIGDLTSAESMAFDGGVGATPCHGELVLAFDPRVFLGEGYEQGLERAEGLFAAIARQGARLPSQRRFAARARSLEHGVQIARGLLEDIRGLL; encoded by the coding sequence ATGTCTGAATACATCACCCTGTCACTGGATGAAGTCTGTGCCCTGTCCTATCAGGTCCTCACTCGCCACGGCCTGTCCGACGCCCATGCCCGGGCGATCGCCGAAGTCATCACCCAGGGCCAGCGTGACGAGTGCCACTCCCATGGGGTGTATCGTCTGCTGGGCTGCGTACGTTCGGTGCGCGAGGGCCGGATAGACCCCCGGGCCGAACCCAGCCTGCGGCATGTTTCTCCCGGGGTGCTGGAGGTGGATGCCCATTACGGCTACTCCCTGCTGGGTTTTCATACCGGTTTGCCGATCCTTGCGGAAAAGGCCCGCAGCCAGGGGATCGCCGCCATGGTGATCAAGCACTGCTTCCACTTTTCCGCGCTGTGGCCGGAGGTCGAGGCGATTGCCGACTACGGCCTGGTGGGGATGGCGATGAACCCCAGCCATAGCTGGGTGGCCCCGGCGGGCGGGCGTCATCCGGTGTTCGGCACCAACCCCCTGGCCTTTGCCTGGCCGCGCCCGGGGGGCCAGCCTTTTGTCTTTGACTTCGCCACCAGTGCCATTGCCCGGGGGGATATCGAACTGCATGCACGCCAGGGCAAGCCGATTCCCGAGCACTGGGCCATCGACGCCGATGGCCAGCCCACCACTGATGCGAAGGCGGCGTTGCAGGGCGCCATGCAGACGTTCGGCGGGCACAAGGGTTCGGCCCTGGCGGCGATGATCGAGTTGCTGGCCGGTGCCCTGATCGGCGACCTGACCAGTGCCGAGTCCATGGCCTTCGATGGAGGCGTGGGGGCTACGCCCTGCCATGGGGAACTGGTGCTGGCGTTCGATCCCAGGGTGTTTTTGGGGGAGGGCTATGAGCAGGGGCTGGAACGGGCGGAAGGGTTGTTCGCGGCGATTGCCCGGCAGGGCGCACGGCTGCCGTCACAGCGGCGTTTTGCGGCCCGGGCCCGCAGCCTGGAGCACGGAGTGCAGATTGCCCGAGGGCTGCTGGAGGATATTCGCGGGTTGCTCTGA
- a CDS encoding AraC family transcriptional regulator, which produces MIDGAQLHHLPRAIAAHAPRDLNGLLANMAPITPLLDCIPSAVFFIKDLQARYRVANLTLAQRCGFKNVRPLLGKTSAEVFPAVLGPVYTEQDQRVLRQGITIKGQLELHLYGSREPGWCLTHKLPLYGRDRQIIGMAGISLDLQAAHDTHPAYERLAAVDRHIREHYSEAIRLDDLTRIASLSTAQLERYCKRIFHLTPRQMIHKVRLEHASQLLLTEEPITEVALQCGYTDHSAFSRQFKALTGLSPSQFRQNAAR; this is translated from the coding sequence ATGATCGATGGCGCACAGCTGCACCACTTGCCCCGGGCCATCGCCGCCCATGCACCCCGGGACCTCAATGGCCTGCTGGCCAATATGGCGCCGATCACCCCGCTGCTGGACTGCATCCCCAGCGCGGTGTTCTTCATCAAGGACCTGCAGGCCCGCTACCGAGTGGCGAACCTGACCCTGGCCCAGCGCTGCGGTTTCAAGAATGTGCGGCCCCTGCTGGGCAAGACCTCCGCCGAAGTCTTCCCGGCGGTGCTCGGCCCGGTCTACACCGAGCAGGACCAGCGCGTGCTGCGTCAGGGCATCACCATCAAGGGCCAGCTGGAACTGCATCTGTATGGCAGCCGCGAGCCCGGCTGGTGCCTGACCCACAAACTGCCGCTGTACGGGCGTGACAGGCAGATCATCGGCATGGCCGGGATCTCCCTGGACCTGCAGGCCGCCCATGACACCCATCCGGCCTATGAACGCCTGGCAGCGGTGGACCGGCATATCCGCGAGCACTACAGCGAGGCCATCCGCCTGGACGACCTGACCCGCATCGCCAGCCTGTCCACTGCCCAGCTGGAGCGCTACTGCAAGCGCATCTTCCACCTCACGCCACGGCAGATGATCCACAAGGTCCGCCTGGAACACGCTTCGCAGTTGCTGCTCACCGAAGAACCCATCACCGAGGTGGCGCTGCAATGCGGCTACACCGACCACAGCGCCTTCAGCCGCCAGTTCAAGGCCCTGACCGGGCTCAGCCCGAGCCAGTTCCGGCAGAACGCTGCCCGCTAG
- a CDS encoding APC family permease has protein sequence MSGKGKFKKQLSLVDLTFIGLGAIFGSGWLFAASHVSAIAGPAGIFSWLLGGFAVLLLGIVYCELGAALPRAGGVVRYPVFSHGPLLGYLMGFITLIAFSSLVAIEVVAARQYAAAWFPALTHEGSSNPTIIGWLVQFALLCLFFWLNYYSVKTFAKSNNFISLFKFIVPLLVIGVLFTFFKPDNFHVQGFAPFGLSGIEMAVSAGGIIFAYLGLTPIISVASEVRNPQRTIPIALILSVLLSTLIYGLLQLAFLGSIPTEMLANGWSGISKEFSLPYRDIALTLGVGWLAYLVVADAVISPSGCGNIYMNATPRVVYGWARTGTFFKIFTRIDEESGIPRPALWLTFGLSVFWTLPFPSWEALINVVSAALVLSYAVAPISVAALRKSAPELARPFRVRGFALLGPVSFVIAALIVYWSGWGTVSWLLGLQILMFVIYLLCKRLVPTDHLSLGEQVRSSLWLIAFYALTIVISYLGSFGGIGALAHPFDTLTVTLMALCIYYWGANTGVPGAKLVLDGDEVE, from the coding sequence ATGTCAGGCAAAGGCAAATTCAAGAAACAACTCTCTCTGGTGGACCTGACCTTTATCGGTCTGGGTGCGATTTTCGGTTCCGGCTGGCTGTTCGCTGCCAGCCACGTTTCGGCGATTGCCGGGCCGGCGGGGATCTTTTCCTGGCTGCTGGGCGGCTTTGCCGTACTGCTGCTGGGCATCGTCTACTGCGAGCTGGGGGCAGCCCTGCCCCGGGCCGGCGGGGTAGTGCGCTATCCGGTGTTTTCCCACGGGCCGCTGCTGGGCTACCTGATGGGGTTCATCACCCTGATCGCCTTTTCCAGCCTGGTGGCGATTGAAGTGGTGGCGGCCCGGCAGTACGCCGCGGCCTGGTTCCCGGCGCTGACCCACGAGGGCTCGAGCAACCCGACGATCATTGGCTGGCTGGTGCAGTTCGCCCTGTTGTGCCTGTTCTTCTGGCTCAACTACTACAGCGTCAAGACCTTCGCCAAATCCAACAACTTCATCAGCCTGTTCAAGTTCATCGTGCCGCTGCTGGTGATCGGGGTGCTGTTCACCTTCTTCAAGCCCGATAACTTCCATGTCCAGGGCTTTGCGCCGTTCGGTCTCTCGGGGATCGAGATGGCGGTCTCGGCGGGGGGCATCATCTTTGCCTACCTGGGGCTGACCCCGATCATTTCCGTGGCCAGCGAAGTGCGCAATCCGCAGCGCACCATTCCCATTGCCCTGATCCTTTCGGTGCTGCTCTCGACCCTGATCTACGGCCTGCTGCAACTGGCCTTCCTGGGCAGCATTCCCACGGAAATGCTGGCCAACGGCTGGAGCGGCATCAGCAAGGAGTTCTCTCTGCCGTACCGCGATATCGCCCTGACGCTCGGGGTCGGCTGGCTGGCCTACCTGGTGGTGGCCGACGCGGTGATCTCCCCCAGCGGCTGCGGCAACATCTACATGAACGCCACGCCGCGGGTGGTCTACGGCTGGGCCCGTACCGGGACCTTTTTCAAGATCTTCACCCGCATCGACGAAGAGTCCGGCATTCCGCGTCCGGCGCTGTGGCTGACCTTCGGCCTGTCGGTGTTCTGGACCTTGCCGTTCCCTTCCTGGGAAGCCCTGATCAATGTGGTCTCGGCAGCCCTGGTACTGAGCTATGCAGTGGCGCCCATCAGTGTCGCGGCCTTGCGCAAGAGCGCGCCGGAGTTGGCGCGGCCGTTCCGCGTGCGTGGTTTTGCCCTGCTGGGGCCGGTGTCCTTCGTGATCGCGGCGCTGATCGTCTACTGGTCGGGCTGGGGCACGGTGTCCTGGCTGCTGGGGCTGCAGATCCTGATGTTCGTGATCTACCTGTTGTGCAAGCGCCTGGTGCCCACCGATCACTTGAGCCTTGGCGAACAGGTGCGTTCGTCCCTGTGGCTGATCGCGTTCTATGCCCTGACCATCGTCATTTCCTACCTGGGCAGCTTCGGCGGCATCGGCGCCCTGGCTCACCCCTTCGACACCCTGACCGTCACCCTCATGGCCCTGTGTATCTACTACTGGGGCGCCAACACCGGCGTGCCCGGCGCCAAGCTGGTGCTGGACGGCGATGAGGTGGAATGA
- a CDS encoding GNAT family N-acetyltransferase — protein MSASTGASVIDLYHQAQDYFFVSISQFYRRFGSGLSAYCTGVEASSLNLLMMNVCAVDEPGALAEGVAFLQRTGMPFCVVVPEALVPRVSGQLHQQHLLAADKTTCMVLDLTRHEPRQALAAQAQVRCSDLRLEDWAQPVQSAFESGEGGIEQYLARHRAALSEGRALSHFTLYVEERPVSALTLSLLPGLARLDDIGTVQDCQGQGYATALIQAVLAFARARGARTCVLEASLDGLSIYRKAGFEPLFDYRTFCQE, from the coding sequence ATGTCGGCCAGTACCGGTGCTTCGGTCATCGACCTGTATCACCAGGCGCAAGACTATTTCTTCGTTTCCATCTCCCAGTTCTATCGACGTTTCGGCAGTGGCCTGAGTGCCTATTGCACCGGGGTCGAAGCCAGCAGCCTGAACCTGTTGATGATGAATGTCTGCGCCGTCGACGAGCCGGGGGCGTTGGCCGAAGGCGTGGCGTTCCTGCAGCGCACGGGCATGCCGTTCTGTGTGGTGGTGCCCGAGGCGCTGGTGCCCCGGGTCAGCGGGCAATTGCACCAGCAGCATCTGCTGGCGGCGGACAAGACCACCTGCATGGTGCTCGATCTGACGCGCCATGAGCCCCGGCAAGCGCTTGCGGCGCAGGCCCAGGTGCGCTGTAGCGACCTGCGCCTGGAGGATTGGGCGCAGCCCGTGCAGAGTGCATTCGAGTCCGGCGAGGGGGGGATCGAGCAGTACCTGGCCCGGCATCGGGCGGCGCTGTCGGAGGGCCGGGCCCTGAGCCATTTCACCCTGTATGTCGAGGAGCGCCCGGTGAGTGCCCTGACCCTCTCGCTGCTGCCGGGGCTGGCGCGCCTGGATGACATCGGCACCGTGCAGGATTGCCAGGGCCAGGGCTATGCCACGGCGCTGATTCAAGCGGTGCTGGCGTTCGCCCGGGCCAGGGGCGCCAGGACCTGCGTGCTGGAAGCCTCCCTCGATGGCCTGTCGATCTACCGCAAGGCCGGCTTCGAACCGCTGTTCGACTACCGCACCTTCTGCCAGGAATGA